The following proteins are encoded in a genomic region of Nicotiana sylvestris chromosome 4, ASM39365v2, whole genome shotgun sequence:
- the LOC138890468 gene encoding uncharacterized protein produces MTPLAFTDLCEMLVREVDLRPTLQATVEEQVAKTLYLLAHNMTNRELAFIFRRSGESDCIGAIDGTHIRVKVSQREAPRYRGRKDYPTQNVLAACTFDLKFTYVLAGWEGTTSDSRIM; encoded by the exons ATGACCCCTTTAGCTTTTACCGATTTATGTGAGATGTTAGTTAGAGAGGTTGATCTTAGACCAACACTTCAAGCTACAGTTGAAGAGCAAGTTGCAAAAACACTTTACCTGTTAGCGCATAATATGACAAATCGCGAGTTAGCTTTTATCTTTCGACGATCTGGGGAGTCG GATTGTATTGGTGCAATTGATGGAACACATATACGTGTTAAAGTTTCACAACGTGAAGCACCTAGATACCGTGGAAGAAAAGATTATCCAACACAAAATGTATTGGCTGCATGCACATTTGATTTAAAATTCACATATGTGTTAGCTGGTTGGGAAGGGACGACATCTGATTCAAGAAtc
- the LOC104243838 gene encoding fatty acid elongase 3-like — translation MNMSLLAATIKRINYWLAEQKSIVAFQWSPIMWGSTWSFLIISISTYIITSATLHLLLLLFIGRRRPIPLGPIPALHSLAMSLISATIFLGILSSATAEIRDTRWIWQRSKTPFQWLLCFPIGTRPSGRVFFWSYVFYLSRFLHIFRTFFTILRRRTLSFFQLFNHSILICMSFLWLEFSQSFQVIAILLMTLVFTLVYGYRFWTEIGFRRARFPFVMNCHLVFLGCNLVCHIGVLLLHFYKGGCNGMGAWFFNSVLNSFVLLIFLRSYVKTYYLIRENYFHVAASSISEVGDFVTSQTSNKSVVSKAEPRI, via the coding sequence ATGAACATGAGTTTATTAGCAGCAACAATAAAACGAATCAACTACTGGTTAGCAGAACAAAAATCAATTGTTGCATTTCAATGGAGTCCAATAATGTGGGGGTCAACTTGGTCATTTCTCATAATCTCTATTTCCACTTATATAATCACCTCCGCCACCCTCCACCTTCTTCTCCTCCTCTTCATAGGGCGGCGCCGCCCCATACCGCTTGGACCCATCCCCGCCCTTCACAGCCTCGCCATGTCCCTCATCTCCGCCACAATCTTCCTCGGAATCCTCTCCTCCGCCACCGCAGAAATCCGTGACACGCGGTGGATATGGCAGCGTTCTAAAACCCCGTTTCAATGGCTCCTTTGTTTCCCTATAGGTACGCGCCCTTCAGGGCGCGTGTTCTTCTGGTCATATGTTTTTTACCTCTCTCGCTTCCTTCACATTTTTCGCACGTTTTTTACCATCCTACGACGTCGTACGCTCTCCTTTTTTCAACTATTTAACCACTCAATTCTCATTTGCATGTCATTTCTTTGGCTTGAATTTTCACAATCATTTCAAGTCATAGCAATTTTACTAATGACTTTGGTTTTCACTTTGGTTTACGGGTACCGTTTTTGGACTGAGATCGGGTTTCGGAGGGCCCGATTTCCGTTTGTGATGAATTGTCATTTGGTTTTCTTAGGCTGTAATTTGGTTTGTCATATTGGAGTTCTTCTGTTGCATTTTTATAAAGGCGGATGCAATGGAATGGGAGCTTGGTTTTTTAACTCAGTACTCAATAGCTTTGTGCTTTTGATATTCTTGAGATCATATGTAAAGACGTATTATTTGATTAGAGAAAATTACTTTCATGTTGCTGCTTCGTCGATTTCTGAAGTTGGAGATTTTGTAACTTCACAAACAAGCAATAAGTCAGTTGTGAGCAAAGCCGAACCCAGGATTTGA
- the LOC104231010 gene encoding uncharacterized protein has protein sequence MVTSWILNSLSKDLADSLQYVNDAKELWQELEDRYDQTNGAKLYQLQKEINDLSQGSLDITEYYTKMKKLWEELNMLNIHAKCACKCTCGARENMHKAKQDRRLIQFLMGLNEVYTVVRGSILMMNPLPTIAQLHSYSRRETKGS, from the coding sequence ATGGTAACTTCGTGGATCTTAAACTCTCTCTCTAAGGACCTAGCGGACAGCCTGCAATACGTCAATGATGCTAAAGAGCTTTGGCAGGAACTAGAAGATAGATACGATCAAACTAATGGTGCCAAGTTGTATCAGCTTCAAAAGGAAATAAATGATCTGAGCCAAGGAAGCCTGGACATCACTGAATATTatacaaaaatgaagaaactTTGGGAAGAACTTAACATGCTGAACATTCATGCCAAATGTGCTTGCAAATGCACCTGTGGAGCAAGAGAAAACATGCATAAGGCTAAACAGGATAGAAGATTAATTCAGTTCCTGATGGGGCTCAACGAAGTGTATACTGTCGTGAGAGGAAGTATTTTGATGATGAACCCTCTCCCAACAATAGCTCAACTCCATTCTTATTCAAGAAGAGAAACAAAGGGAAGTTAA
- the LOC104231009 gene encoding probable 1-acyl-sn-glycerol-3-phosphate acyltransferase 5 — protein MEFQEISVSVKKSKHFPLTPFRIIRGVICLLVLLSTAFVFLIYFVPVAAVLLRFFSTLYSRKVVSLLFGLWLGLWPFLFEKINETNVIFSGDHVPPKERVLLIANHKSEVDWMYLWNLALRKGCLGHIKYLLKKRLIKLPVFGWGFYVLEFIPLKRNWVVDEQVIRQMLSTFTNPQDPLWLTVFPEGTDYTEQKCKRSHDFATNNGLCLLGNTRSSLDAVYDVTIAYKNQCPIFLDNAFGVDPSEVHIHVRRIPLEKIPESEKEASEWLIETFQFKDKLLSDFIANGHFPNEGTEQELSTPKCLLNLIIVITLTGIFIFFTYSFIWGKFYVGFSCIYLASAACFNFRPYPIIGSVNERLKKILRMKSQ, from the exons ATGGAATTTCAAGAGATTTCTGTCTCAGTTAAGAAATCAAAACATTTTCCTCTGACTCCTTTTAGAATTATAAggggtgtgatatgtttattagTTCTACTTTCAACAGCATTCGTTTTCTTGATCTATTTCGTACCTGTGGCAGCTGTTCTCCTGCGCTTCTTCAGCACTCTTTATAGTAGGAAAGTTGTATCACTTCTCTTTGGTCTTTGGCTTGGATTATGGCCATTCTTATTTGAAAAAATAAATGAAACCAATGTGATTTTTTCTGGTGATCATGTCCCGCCAAAAGAACGTGTTCTGCTGATCGCCAACCATAAATCTGAGGTCGATTGGATGTACCTGTGGAATCTTGCATTGAGAAAGGGATGCTTAGGCCACATCAAATATTTACTTAAGAAAAGGTTGATAAAATTGCCAGTCTTTGGCTGGGGATTTTATGTGCTAGAATTCATCCCATTGAAGAGAAATTGGGTAGTCGACGAACAGGTGATAAGACAAATGCTTTCGACGTTTACAAATCCTCAGGATCCATTGTGGCTAACCGTTTTCCCTGAAGGAACAGATTACAC TGAGCAGAAGTGCAAAAGAAGCCATGATTTTGCCACCAACAATGGATTATGCCTGCTTGGAAATACTAGGAGCTCTTTGGATGCAG TTTATGATGTGACTATTGCATATAAAAATCAGTGCCCAATTTTTTTAGACAATGCTTTTGGTGTTGATCCGTCTGAAGTACATATTCATGTTAGACGCATTCCTCTTGAGAAAATCCCAGAATCTGAAAAGGAGGCTTCTGAATGGTTAATTGAGACATTTCAGTTCAAAGATAAATTACTCTCTGATTTCATTGCTAATGGTCATTTCCCTAATGAAGGTACAGAACAAGAACTATCAACACCAAAATGTTTGCTTAATTTAATAATAGTAATTACTCTTACTGGAATATTTATATTCTTTACATATTCATTCATCTGGGGAAAATTTTATGTAGGTTTCTCTTGTATATACCTTGCTTCTGCTGCTTGCTTCAATTTTCGACCATATCCTATTATTGGTTCTGTAAATGAAAGGTTGAAAAAAATTCTTAGAATGAAAAGTCAGTAG